One Actinospica robiniae DSM 44927 genomic region harbors:
- a CDS encoding HAMP domain-containing sensor histidine kinase produces the protein MAVRAEGGAGRAHRTGVDRLEAVPFRRKLDILVAAPLAGVLLALIPLSWTRFDSARAWSAAAASMTRAEQISILINALETEQTIALGLQGMSAVPGSATSEAIALTQLRTAAAQTDQAAATLTDEVGQDPGSSLGQAMSEERWLATLSNGARALASDPKVANSSLVQTAYSTTISDLYSAINMDALAANGGTAAFDEAELDFLYMTDLTEHDREIGLLAMTNYADQDQLSGYMTDPTGNGTDAASLDWADLSVVEREYGVSQNEAARFQSLASGPDGLQYDEIVGDSDARYIDGVQQDMESLLPHADPGFNVDQVLLQDQFGGGEGLGLWQASVAVARDRAQMEAQVSSDVVATARNQARLQAWFAAGLVAAAVALLLLLIVLEIRVRRSLVRPMLRLTRAARQIADVTRADLERVADEDDGADPGAAPVFETVPALSRDELGDLAEAFNRVQDTASRVLERQMAVRRNTAEMFGNVGRRIHNLTGRQLALIDAAEREETDPSVLERLYRIDHIAVRLQRGADSLMLLSNETEPTLADAPLRLTDVVRSAVGRVEGYQRVVLSAEGDVTVSPAAVGDLTLIVAELVENAVSFSPATSSVDIAVRPVGSTAVVEIIDHGVGMTAARLAEENARLVRRERLDLAPSKVLGLFVVGRLARRSGIGVRLSATAGGGVTVRLDISPDLLAFDSPEPPLRRRGPSRGAPVLPVLPEQRATLEQGSAVALQEPRPTGPEPRTEEPIAEPDALPVRRPRAGRAAAPGAPAGAPAPAPARVPALAEGSAPDAVLTALPRRTRANAALRDEPAPSAPAALAPAHVLDAEAARAAVEEFEAGVEEALRVSAQNLSPLRASDEPEGLRP, from the coding sequence GTGGCCGTGCGCGCGGAGGGCGGAGCGGGTCGGGCCCACCGGACGGGCGTCGACCGCCTTGAGGCCGTCCCATTCCGGCGCAAGCTCGACATCCTGGTGGCCGCGCCGCTCGCCGGCGTGCTGCTGGCGCTGATCCCGCTGTCCTGGACCAGGTTCGACTCCGCGCGCGCCTGGAGCGCCGCGGCCGCGTCGATGACCCGTGCCGAGCAGATCAGCATTCTGATCAATGCGCTGGAGACCGAGCAGACCATCGCGCTGGGCCTGCAGGGGATGAGCGCCGTGCCCGGCTCGGCCACCTCCGAGGCGATCGCGCTCACCCAGCTGCGCACCGCCGCGGCGCAGACCGACCAGGCGGCCGCGACCCTGACCGACGAGGTCGGCCAGGACCCGGGCTCCTCGCTCGGCCAGGCCATGTCCGAGGAGAGGTGGCTGGCCACCCTCTCCAACGGCGCCCGCGCCCTGGCCTCGGACCCCAAGGTGGCCAACAGCAGCCTGGTGCAGACCGCGTACTCCACCACGATCAGCGACCTCTACAGCGCGATCAACATGGACGCGCTCGCCGCCAACGGCGGCACCGCCGCGTTCGACGAGGCCGAGCTCGACTTCCTCTACATGACCGATCTGACCGAGCACGACCGGGAGATCGGCCTGCTGGCCATGACCAACTACGCCGACCAGGACCAGCTGAGCGGCTACATGACCGACCCGACCGGCAACGGCACCGACGCCGCCTCGCTGGACTGGGCCGACCTGAGCGTGGTCGAGCGCGAATACGGCGTGAGCCAGAACGAGGCCGCCCGGTTCCAGTCGCTCGCCTCCGGCCCCGACGGCCTGCAGTACGACGAGATCGTCGGCGACAGCGACGCGCGCTACATCGACGGCGTCCAGCAGGACATGGAGAGCCTGCTCCCGCACGCCGACCCGGGCTTCAACGTGGACCAGGTGCTGCTGCAGGACCAGTTCGGCGGCGGCGAAGGCCTCGGCCTGTGGCAGGCCTCGGTGGCCGTGGCCCGGGACCGCGCCCAGATGGAGGCGCAGGTCTCCTCGGACGTGGTGGCCACGGCCCGGAACCAGGCGCGGCTGCAGGCCTGGTTCGCGGCCGGCCTGGTGGCCGCGGCCGTCGCGTTGCTGCTGCTGCTGATCGTGCTCGAGATCAGGGTCCGCCGTTCCCTCGTGCGCCCGATGCTCCGGCTCACCCGGGCCGCCCGGCAGATCGCCGACGTCACCCGGGCCGACCTGGAACGGGTCGCGGACGAGGACGACGGCGCGGATCCCGGCGCGGCCCCGGTGTTCGAGACCGTGCCCGCGCTCAGCCGGGACGAGCTGGGCGACCTGGCCGAGGCGTTCAACCGGGTGCAGGACACCGCCTCGCGGGTGCTGGAACGGCAGATGGCGGTGCGGCGCAACACCGCCGAGATGTTCGGCAACGTCGGCCGGCGCATCCACAACCTGACCGGCCGTCAGCTGGCCCTGATCGACGCGGCCGAGCGCGAGGAGACCGACCCCTCGGTGCTCGAGCGGCTCTACCGGATCGACCACATCGCGGTGCGCCTGCAGCGCGGCGCGGACAGCCTGATGCTGCTGTCCAACGAGACCGAGCCCACCCTCGCCGACGCCCCGCTGCGGCTGACCGACGTGGTGCGCAGCGCGGTCGGCCGGGTCGAGGGCTACCAGCGGGTGGTCCTGTCGGCCGAGGGCGACGTGACCGTCTCCCCGGCCGCGGTGGGCGACCTGACCCTGATCGTGGCCGAGCTGGTGGAGAACGCGGTCTCCTTCTCCCCGGCCACCTCCTCCGTGGACATCGCGGTGCGGCCGGTCGGCTCCACCGCGGTGGTCGAGATCATCGACCACGGCGTGGGCATGACCGCGGCCCGGCTGGCCGAGGAGAACGCCCGGCTGGTCCGGCGCGAACGCCTCGACCTGGCCCCCAGCAAGGTGCTCGGCCTGTTCGTGGTCGGCCGCCTGGCCCGCCGCTCCGGCATCGGGGTGCGGCTGAGCGCGACCGCGGGCGGCGGGGTCACCGTGCGCCTGGACATCAGCCCGGACCTGCTCGCCTTCGACAGCCCGGAGCCGCCGCTGCGCCGGCGCGGCCCGTCCCGGGGCGCCCCGGTGCTCCCGGTGCTGCCGGAGCAGCGCGCCACCCTGGAGCAGGGCTCCGCCGTGGCGCTGCAGGAGCCGCGGCCGACCGGTCCGGAGCCGCGGACCGAGGAGCCGATCGCCGAGCCGGACGCGCTGCCGGTGCGCCGGCCGCGCGCGGGCCGCGCCGCCGCCCCCGGCGCCCCGGCCGGCGCTCCCGCGCCCGCCCCGGCCCGGGTGCCCGCCTTGGCCGAGGGCTCAGCGCCCGACGCCGTCCTGACCGCGTTGCCCCGCCGCACCCGCGCGAACGCCGCGCTGCGCGACGAGCCCGCACCCTCCGCCCCGGCCGCCCTGGCCCCCGCGCACGTACTCGACGCCGAAGCCGCCCGCGCGGCCGTGGAGGAGTTCGAAGCCGGGGTCGAGGAGGCCCTGCGCGTGTCGGCGCAGAACCTCTCCCCGCTCCGCGCCAGTGACGAACCGGAAGGATTACGGCCGTGA
- a CDS encoding roadblock/LC7 domain-containing protein yields the protein MSPSQTPEASTDLRTAAADFTWMVSRFAAETAGVADAIAVSSDGLLIAVSRPEDRASSERLAAIVSGLTSLAGGAAGHYGLGQLRKVIIDMEDGHLLVSTIGSGCVLGVVTAKDAKLGNVAYEMTLFGNRVGTVLSPQLIMELKNSVTAAGVTT from the coding sequence ATGAGCCCCAGTCAGACGCCCGAAGCCAGCACCGACCTGCGTACCGCCGCGGCCGACTTCACCTGGATGGTCAGCCGGTTCGCGGCCGAGACGGCCGGGGTCGCGGATGCGATCGCGGTCTCCTCCGACGGCCTGCTGATCGCGGTCTCGCGGCCGGAGGACCGGGCCTCGTCGGAGCGGCTGGCCGCGATCGTCTCCGGGCTGACCAGCCTGGCCGGCGGCGCCGCCGGCCACTACGGGCTGGGCCAGCTGCGCAAGGTCATCATCGACATGGAGGACGGGCACCTGCTGGTGTCCACCATCGGCAGCGGCTGCGTGCTCGGGGTGGTCACCGCGAAGGACGCGAAGCTGGGCAACGTCGCCTACGAGATGACGCTGTTCGGCAACCGGGTCGGCACGGTGCTCAGCCCGCAGCTGATCATGGAGTTGAAGAACTCGGTGACCGCCGCCGGAGTGACCACATGA
- a CDS encoding DUF742 domain-containing protein produces MSAPAGDDNNNGARGGARPATGPAGAAPGAVRPFLLTEGRVVAAGAELPMETQVVATTEGLHQLGALAFERRAIVEACGTPLSLAELAVRLGLHLNVVRVLAGDLRAGRFLAVHEPQAALNTDVDVLRRVINGLRAIPTGAGRA; encoded by the coding sequence ATGAGCGCCCCTGCGGGGGACGACAACAACAACGGCGCGCGCGGGGGCGCGCGTCCCGCTACCGGGCCCGCGGGGGCGGCGCCCGGAGCGGTCAGGCCGTTCCTGCTGACCGAGGGCCGGGTTGTGGCCGCGGGGGCGGAATTGCCGATGGAGACCCAGGTGGTGGCCACCACCGAGGGCCTGCACCAACTGGGAGCCCTGGCCTTCGAACGCCGCGCCATCGTCGAGGCCTGTGGTACGCCGCTGTCCCTGGCCGAGCTCGCGGTGCGCCTGGGCCTGCACCTGAACGTGGTCCGAGTACTCGCGGGGGACCTGAGGGCCGGGCGGTTCCTCGCGGTGCACGAGCCGCAGGCCGCCCTCAACACCGACGTCGACGTCCTGCGAAGGGTCATCAATGGACTACGAGCCATACCCACCGGCGCCGGCCGCGCCTGA
- a CDS encoding GTP-binding protein: MDFQAGPRAQADAAPAPMPVKMVIAGGFGVGKTTAVASVSDVPPLTTEAAITEVAAGVDDLSMTPHKTTTTVAMDFGSVMLDPTLKLYLFGTPGQDRFGFMWDDVTEGALGALVVVDSRRLEDCFPAVDYFERRTMPFAVAVNRFAGAASHPLDAVREALDVEPGVPVIEFDARDPDSVRDSLIIVLELALARAMAAA, from the coding sequence ATGGACTTCCAAGCAGGCCCGCGCGCGCAGGCGGACGCCGCGCCCGCCCCGATGCCGGTCAAGATGGTCATCGCCGGCGGCTTCGGCGTCGGCAAGACCACCGCCGTCGCCTCGGTCTCCGACGTGCCCCCGCTGACCACCGAGGCCGCCATCACCGAGGTGGCCGCCGGGGTCGACGACCTGTCGATGACTCCGCACAAGACCACCACCACCGTCGCCATGGACTTCGGCTCGGTGATGCTCGACCCGACCCTCAAGCTGTATCTGTTCGGCACGCCCGGCCAGGACCGCTTCGGCTTCATGTGGGATGACGTGACCGAGGGCGCGCTGGGCGCGCTCGTGGTCGTGGACAGCCGCAGACTCGAGGACTGCTTCCCGGCGGTGGACTACTTCGAGCGGCGCACCATGCCGTTCGCGGTGGCGGTCAACCGCTTCGCGGGCGCGGCCTCGCACCCGCTGGACGCGGTGCGCGAGGCGCTCGACGTGGAGCCGGGCGTGCCGGTGATCGAGTTCGACGCGCGCGATCCGGACTCGGTCCGCGACAGCCTCATCATCGTGCTCGAACTCGCTCTGGCCCGGGCCATGGCAGCCGCCTGA
- a CDS encoding S53 family peptidase: MSFEASRRTPLAHAEVLGPADPAETACVTVYLRRRTPLPPAGSIVLTREELREVHGADPVEFEAVRAHLEAAGLRIVLADPGSRRIQAEGTVARLSEVFDTSVHHARVRTAPGGPESFRYRTGALSVPEAIAHATIAVLGLDTRPQARAHFRIRPLAVGESDSYTPLQVGSAYKFPEGYDGSGRTVALIELGGGYDDAGLAQYFRGIGVAAPTVTAVPVDGGSNAPTGSADGPDGEVQLDIEVAGALAPGAAFAVYFAPNTDQGFVDAIADAAHANPTPTAISISWGGPEDSWTAQSRQALDAACADAVALGVTVLAASGDNGSADGESDGNAHCDFPASSPHVLACGGTRLSVTSAGGYGGETVWNDAADGGGATGGGVSAFFPVPDWQAQAGVPGNADTGSAGRGVPDVSGNADPESGYQVLVDGRQMVIGGTSAVAPLWAALVARIAQRAGRQLGLMQAVLYSGAAAGVAQGGFQDVTGGDNGGYRAGAGWDACTGLGSPDGTALAGLFAGAGEPPTVEILA, translated from the coding sequence ATGAGCTTCGAAGCATCGCGCCGCACCCCGTTAGCCCACGCCGAAGTCCTCGGACCCGCTGATCCGGCCGAGACCGCCTGCGTGACGGTGTACCTGCGCCGTCGCACGCCGCTGCCGCCCGCGGGCTCGATCGTGCTCACCCGCGAGGAGCTGCGCGAGGTGCACGGCGCCGACCCGGTCGAGTTCGAGGCCGTGCGCGCACACCTCGAGGCGGCCGGACTGCGCATCGTGCTCGCCGATCCCGGCTCGCGCCGGATCCAGGCCGAGGGCACCGTGGCGCGGCTGTCAGAGGTCTTCGACACCTCGGTGCACCACGCCCGGGTGCGGACCGCGCCGGGCGGGCCGGAGAGCTTCCGCTACCGCACCGGCGCCCTGTCGGTGCCCGAGGCCATCGCGCACGCCACCATCGCGGTCCTCGGCCTCGACACCCGCCCGCAGGCCCGGGCGCACTTCCGGATCCGGCCGCTGGCCGTCGGCGAGAGCGACTCCTACACGCCGCTGCAGGTCGGCTCCGCGTATAAGTTCCCTGAGGGCTACGACGGCTCCGGCCGCACCGTGGCGCTGATCGAGCTCGGCGGCGGGTACGACGACGCCGGACTGGCCCAGTACTTCCGCGGCATCGGCGTGGCCGCGCCGACCGTGACCGCGGTGCCGGTCGACGGCGGCTCGAACGCCCCGACCGGGTCCGCCGACGGCCCGGACGGCGAGGTGCAGCTCGACATCGAGGTGGCCGGCGCGCTCGCCCCCGGCGCCGCGTTCGCGGTGTACTTCGCGCCGAACACGGACCAGGGCTTCGTGGACGCGATCGCCGACGCCGCGCACGCCAACCCGACCCCGACCGCGATCTCGATCAGCTGGGGCGGCCCGGAGGACAGCTGGACCGCGCAGTCCCGCCAGGCCCTCGACGCCGCCTGCGCGGACGCCGTCGCGCTGGGCGTGACGGTGCTGGCCGCCTCCGGCGACAACGGCTCGGCCGACGGCGAGAGCGACGGCAACGCCCACTGCGACTTCCCGGCCTCCAGCCCGCATGTGCTCGCCTGCGGCGGCACCCGGCTGTCGGTGACCTCGGCCGGCGGCTACGGCGGCGAGACGGTGTGGAACGACGCGGCCGACGGGGGCGGGGCCACCGGCGGCGGGGTCAGCGCGTTCTTCCCGGTGCCGGATTGGCAGGCCCAGGCCGGGGTTCCGGGCAACGCCGACACCGGTTCGGCCGGCCGCGGCGTGCCCGACGTGTCCGGCAACGCCGACCCGGAGAGCGGCTACCAGGTCCTGGTGGACGGCCGGCAGATGGTCATCGGCGGCACCAGCGCGGTGGCGCCGCTGTGGGCCGCGCTGGTGGCCCGGATCGCCCAGCGGGCCGGCAGGCAGCTGGGCCTGATGCAGGCCGTGCTCTACAGCGGCGCGGCCGCGGGCGTGGCCCAGGGCGGGTTCCAGGACGTGACCGGCGGGGACAACGGCGGCTACCGGGCCGGGGCCGGCTGGGACGCCTGCACCGGCCTCGGCAGCCCCGACGGGACGGCGCTGGCCGGGCTCTTCGCCGGCGCGGGCGAGCCGCCGACGGTGGAGATCCTCGCGTAG
- a CDS encoding GTP-binding protein has product MDYARSDRADFVALKILVAGGFGVGKTTLVGAVSEIRPLRTEEAMTTAGRGVDRIEGIESKSTTTVAMDFGRISLREDLALYLFGTPGQDRFWFLWDELAQGALGAIVLADTRRLADCFPAVDYFERRDVPFLVAVNHFDRARRFEPEHVATALDLDSGTPVVSCDARERASVKEVLIALVEHAGRRHAGRAAATAAG; this is encoded by the coding sequence ATGGACTACGCGCGCTCTGACCGCGCGGACTTCGTCGCGCTGAAGATCTTGGTGGCCGGGGGTTTCGGCGTGGGCAAGACGACGCTGGTGGGCGCGGTGAGCGAGATCCGGCCGTTGCGCACGGAGGAGGCGATGACCACCGCCGGGCGCGGGGTGGACCGGATCGAGGGGATCGAGTCGAAGAGCACGACGACCGTCGCGATGGACTTCGGGCGCATCTCGCTGCGCGAGGACCTGGCGCTGTACCTGTTCGGCACCCCGGGCCAGGACCGGTTCTGGTTCCTGTGGGACGAGCTGGCGCAGGGCGCGCTCGGCGCGATCGTGCTGGCGGACACCCGCCGGCTGGCCGACTGCTTCCCGGCGGTGGACTACTTCGAGCGCCGGGACGTGCCGTTCCTGGTCGCGGTCAACCACTTCGACCGCGCCCGCAGGTTCGAGCCCGAACACGTGGCCACGGCGCTGGACCTGGACTCGGGCACGCCGGTGGTCAGCTGCGACGCGCGGGAGCGGGCCTCGGTCAAGGAGGTGCTGATCGCGCTGGTGGAGCACGCCGGACGACGGCACGCCGGCCGGGCCGCCGCCACCGCCGCGGGATGA
- a CDS encoding DUF742 domain-containing protein — MTSDRPSWYDEQAGPLVRLYALTRGRARPSPVLLDLLSLVTAENDPARDPMLSPEQAAVLTLCRIRPRSVADLAADLDLPLGVTRVILTDLLDYGHIRVTRPVRPTALPDERLLQEVIDGLRAL; from the coding sequence GTGACGAGCGACCGCCCCTCCTGGTACGACGAGCAGGCCGGGCCGCTGGTGCGGCTCTACGCCCTGACCCGGGGCCGGGCCCGGCCCTCCCCGGTGCTGCTGGACCTGCTCTCCCTGGTCACGGCCGAGAACGACCCGGCCCGCGACCCGATGCTCAGCCCCGAGCAGGCCGCGGTGCTCACGCTCTGCCGGATCCGGCCGCGCTCGGTCGCGGACCTGGCCGCGGATCTCGACCTGCCGCTCGGGGTGACCCGGGTGATCCTGACCGACCTGCTCGACTACGGCCACATCCGGGTGACCAGGCCGGTGCGCCCGACGGCGCTGCCGGACGAGCGACTGCTGCAGGAGGTGATCGATGGACTACGCGCGCTCTGA
- a CDS encoding roadblock/LC7 domain-containing protein, translating to MTGTTTSEVSWLLDELTARTPTIRHAVILSTDGLAIASSRGLSREDREHLAAVSSGFNSLAKGATRQFGAGAVRQSMVEFEDGFLFVVAAGSGACLAVFAEAASDIGLVAYEMARLVKQVGEHLFVPVREDFDRDGRTSAP from the coding sequence GTGACCGGCACCACCACCAGTGAGGTCAGCTGGCTGCTCGACGAGCTGACGGCACGCACCCCGACCATCCGGCACGCCGTGATCCTGTCCACCGACGGCCTGGCCATCGCCTCCTCGCGCGGGCTGAGCCGGGAGGACCGGGAGCACCTGGCCGCGGTCTCCAGCGGCTTCAACTCGCTGGCCAAGGGCGCCACCCGGCAGTTCGGGGCGGGCGCGGTACGCCAGAGCATGGTCGAGTTCGAAGACGGGTTCCTGTTCGTGGTGGCGGCCGGCTCGGGCGCGTGCCTGGCCGTGTTCGCCGAGGCCGCCAGCGACATCGGGCTGGTGGCCTACGAGATGGCCCGGCTGGTCAAGCAGGTCGGCGAGCACCTGTTCGTCCCGGTCCGCGAGGACTTCGACCGCGACGGACGGACGTCGGCCCCGTGA
- a CDS encoding sensor histidine kinase has translation MSAPTTAAGDLRRPAARRAAHARPADGASPSGQGRARGRGWHGMRVAPHTVRARIVCLLALPVVSLTALWGIASVNTISAAYTQAELRVLDQSVSTPLDQAVLALDQERSAADAYLADDAADPGSFEQRGAATRNAASAFTLGAEQSSAAAAAVSPDLTARLAMVTKSFAALTAVRTAVIGHAISAAGADQAYAEVVQDSFAVQSALASAPGAPATASAALALAEAREQLALQDSALAGAYAANTLSPALYRQFVGAVYEERAALGKATIDVADPTSNAAGEELTSVQDEVLAAGPGAGAIGPAVRSGWAGSAPTVRDALDQTERAAAMPAPVDPYRRLLTTGSGLGVMLGLVALVVSLVISVGIGRRLVTDLDGLRDFALDLAGRRLPETMARLRAGQVVTPPRPAPPLDPDAGELGQVADALAVAAHAAIRAAVERAEVVSGVSGVFLNLARRSQVLVHRQLALLDAMERRIEEPDHLEDLFRLDHLATRMRRHAEGLIILSGATPGRAWRHPVELTDVVRAAAAEAEDYPRVEVRRMPPARVVGPVVADLTHLLAELVENATSFSPPHTRVVVGGEPVGSGFAIEIEDRGLGMSPEALREANRRIGESSGDDLFDSDRLGLFVVSRLARRHEIRVSLCPSAYGGITAVVLIPSSVMQPPGAADGDAEPADAEPRPAAPQPAPEPVRVAEPERVAPGFDDLDLDLELEFGLGRQQRRGPQTREEPAGPGSRARVPRANGHPAPAAREAVTSFDLLIPLSPDADGAAPPHSAVGPDGLPRRVRQASLAPQLRREPERDEPAEPAARAPQGPDPDQNRATMAAFQHGFTRGRAEGPAQPPPAAAPTGPGPEAPGPALAADHDTKGDDNR, from the coding sequence ATGAGCGCCCCGACCACCGCCGCCGGGGACCTGCGCCGCCCCGCCGCCCGCCGGGCCGCCCACGCCCGGCCGGCCGACGGCGCCTCCCCCTCCGGCCAGGGCCGGGCCCGGGGCCGCGGCTGGCACGGGATGCGGGTCGCGCCGCACACCGTGCGGGCCCGGATCGTGTGCCTGCTCGCGCTGCCGGTCGTCTCGCTCACCGCGCTGTGGGGCATCGCCTCCGTCAACACGATCAGCGCGGCCTACACCCAGGCCGAGCTGCGCGTGCTCGACCAGAGCGTGTCCACGCCGCTGGACCAGGCCGTGCTGGCGCTCGACCAGGAGCGCTCCGCCGCCGACGCGTACCTCGCGGACGACGCCGCGGATCCCGGCTCGTTCGAGCAGCGCGGCGCGGCCACCCGGAACGCCGCGAGCGCCTTCACCCTCGGCGCCGAGCAGTCGTCTGCGGCGGCCGCTGCCGTCTCGCCCGACCTGACGGCCCGTCTGGCCATGGTCACCAAGTCGTTCGCGGCGCTCACCGCCGTGCGCACCGCGGTGATCGGGCACGCGATCTCGGCCGCCGGGGCCGATCAGGCCTACGCCGAGGTCGTGCAGGACTCGTTCGCGGTGCAGTCCGCGCTGGCCTCGGCTCCGGGCGCGCCCGCGACGGCGAGCGCCGCACTCGCCCTGGCCGAGGCGCGCGAACAGCTCGCGCTGCAGGACTCGGCGCTGGCCGGGGCGTACGCGGCGAACACGCTCAGTCCCGCGCTCTACCGCCAGTTCGTCGGCGCGGTCTACGAGGAGCGGGCTGCCCTCGGCAAGGCGACGATCGACGTGGCGGATCCGACCTCGAACGCGGCCGGCGAGGAGCTGACGAGCGTTCAGGACGAGGTGCTCGCGGCCGGTCCCGGCGCGGGCGCGATCGGCCCGGCCGTCCGCAGCGGGTGGGCCGGGTCGGCGCCGACCGTGCGGGACGCGCTGGACCAGACCGAGCGCGCGGCGGCCATGCCCGCGCCGGTCGACCCGTACCGCCGGCTGCTGACCACCGGCTCAGGGCTCGGCGTCATGCTCGGTCTGGTCGCGCTGGTGGTCAGCCTGGTGATCTCGGTCGGCATCGGCCGGCGGCTGGTCACCGACCTGGACGGGCTGCGCGACTTCGCGCTCGACCTGGCCGGGCGGCGGCTGCCGGAGACCATGGCGCGGCTGCGGGCCGGGCAGGTGGTCACCCCGCCGCGGCCGGCCCCGCCGTTGGACCCGGACGCGGGCGAGCTCGGGCAGGTGGCCGACGCGCTCGCGGTGGCCGCGCACGCGGCGATCCGGGCTGCGGTGGAGCGGGCCGAGGTGGTCTCCGGGGTGTCCGGGGTCTTCCTCAACCTGGCCCGGCGCAGCCAGGTGCTGGTGCACCGTCAGCTGGCGCTGCTGGACGCGATGGAGCGGCGGATCGAGGAGCCGGACCACCTCGAGGACCTGTTCCGGCTCGACCACCTGGCCACCCGGATGCGCCGGCACGCCGAGGGCCTGATCATCCTGTCCGGCGCGACCCCGGGCCGGGCCTGGCGCCACCCGGTGGAGCTGACCGACGTGGTGCGCGCGGCCGCGGCCGAGGCGGAGGACTACCCGCGGGTGGAGGTGCGCCGGATGCCGCCGGCCCGGGTGGTCGGGCCGGTGGTCGCGGACCTGACCCACCTGCTGGCCGAGCTGGTGGAGAACGCCACCTCGTTCTCTCCGCCGCACACCCGGGTGGTGGTCGGCGGCGAGCCGGTCGGCTCCGGCTTCGCGATCGAGATCGAGGACCGCGGCCTGGGCATGAGCCCGGAGGCGCTGCGCGAGGCGAACCGGCGGATCGGCGAGTCCAGCGGCGACGACCTGTTCGACAGCGACCGGCTCGGCCTGTTCGTGGTCTCCCGGCTGGCCCGCCGGCACGAGATCCGGGTGAGCCTGTGCCCGTCGGCGTACGGCGGGATCACGGCCGTGGTGCTGATCCCGAGCTCGGTGATGCAGCCGCCGGGGGCCGCGGACGGGGACGCGGAGCCCGCGGACGCCGAGCCGCGTCCCGCCGCGCCGCAGCCGGCCCCGGAGCCCGTCCGCGTGGCGGAGCCCGAGCGCGTCGCCCCCGGGTTCGACGACCTCGATCTCGACCTCGAGCTCGAGTTCGGGCTCGGCCGCCAGCAGCGGCGCGGGCCGCAGACCCGCGAGGAGCCGGCCGGCCCGGGCTCGCGGGCCCGGGTGCCGCGCGCCAACGGGCATCCCGCGCCCGCGGCGCGGGAGGCGGTCACCTCCTTCGACCTGCTGATCCCGCTCTCCCCGGACGCCGACGGCGCCGCGCCCCCGCACTCCGCCGTCGGCCCGGACGGGCTGCCGCGCCGGGTGCGGCAGGCGAGCCTGGCCCCGCAGCTGCGGCGCGAGCCGGAGCGGGACGAGCCCGCCGAGCCGGCCGCACGAGCACCACAGGGCCCCGATCCGGACCAGAACCGGGCCACCATGGCCGCCTTCCAGCACGGATTCACCCGCGGCCGGGCCGAAGGGCCCGCACAGCCGCCGCCTGCCGCCGCACCCACCGGCCCCGGGCCCGAAGCCCCCGGCCCGGCGCTGGCCGCGGACCACGACACGAAAGGGGATGACAACCGGTGA
- a CDS encoding MHYT domain-containing protein has product MGTVSETGFGWLTPVLSYLMACVGGALGLRATVRAVHANSSRSRRNWLVSAAVAIGTGIWTMHFVAMLGFTVAGTEIRYDVLLTLASLLVAIVVVGLGVLLVTRGQGRPLSLAAGGLATGVGVAAMHYLGMGAVHMDGSVSYAPWEVGGSVAIATVAATAALWASLTVRNPLTSLAASLVMGIAVSAMHYTGMAAVQVHVVPGAPPPSGATAMDFIFPLTVGLGSYLFLTAAYVGLSDTGRRPVRPEAAEPAPVPVRAAADGSGRR; this is encoded by the coding sequence ATGGGGACGGTCAGCGAGACCGGGTTCGGCTGGCTGACCCCGGTGTTGTCCTATCTGATGGCCTGTGTCGGAGGTGCGCTGGGACTGCGGGCCACGGTCCGGGCCGTGCACGCGAACAGCTCGCGCTCCCGCCGCAACTGGCTGGTCAGCGCGGCGGTGGCGATCGGCACCGGCATCTGGACCATGCACTTCGTGGCGATGCTCGGCTTCACCGTGGCCGGCACCGAGATCCGCTACGACGTCCTGCTCACCCTGGCCAGCCTGCTGGTGGCGATCGTGGTGGTGGGCCTGGGCGTGCTGCTGGTCACCCGCGGCCAGGGGCGGCCGCTCTCGCTGGCGGCCGGCGGCCTGGCCACCGGGGTCGGGGTGGCCGCGATGCACTACCTGGGCATGGGCGCGGTGCACATGGACGGGTCCGTCTCCTACGCGCCCTGGGAGGTGGGCGGCTCGGTGGCGATCGCGACCGTGGCCGCCACCGCGGCGCTCTGGGCCTCGCTGACCGTCCGCAACCCGCTCACCTCGCTCGCCGCCAGCCTGGTGATGGGCATCGCGGTCAGCGCCATGCACTACACCGGGATGGCGGCGGTGCAGGTGCACGTCGTACCGGGCGCGCCACCGCCGTCGGGCGCCACCGCGATGGACTTCATCTTCCCGCTCACCGTCGGCCTCGGCTCGTACCTGTTCCTGACGGCCGCCTACGTCGGGCTCTCCGACACCGGCCGGCGCCCGGTCCGGCCGGAGGCGGCCGAACCCGCCCCGGTCCCCGTGCGCGCCGCGGCCGACGGGTCGGGCCGCCGATGA